Proteins found in one Streptomyces sp. NBC_00461 genomic segment:
- a CDS encoding MFS transporter, producing MTAPKAHAVPASPTRMRPWRFVVWFGTVSLLADFVYEGARSITGPLLASLGASALVVGVVTGAGEAAALGLRLVSGPLADRTRRFWGLAIAGYALTVISVPLLGVVGALWAACALVIAERVGKAVRSPAKDTLLSHATAVTGRGRGFAVHEAMDQVGALIGPLVVAGMLALTGGDYGPALGVLAAPGVAVLGLLVWLRARVPDPEAYEREATPPANAPAPDGRLPRAFWTYATFTAATTAGFTTFGLLSYHLVQRHLMTTAWVPVLYAAAMAVDALAALATGWLYDRVGPRVLVALPVLTAAVPMLAFTNTVAVAVVGSLVWGAAMGIQESTLRATVADLVPSGRRATAYGIFAGVVGAASLVGGAVTGALYGVSIPALIGVVVTAQVLALVLLAVSGTGRRRQRGDSIA from the coding sequence ATGACAGCCCCGAAAGCCCATGCGGTCCCGGCATCACCGACCCGGATGCGCCCCTGGCGGTTCGTGGTGTGGTTCGGCACGGTCAGCCTGCTCGCGGACTTCGTGTACGAGGGTGCCCGCTCGATCACCGGACCACTGCTCGCCTCGCTGGGCGCGTCGGCCCTGGTGGTGGGCGTGGTCACCGGCGCCGGAGAGGCGGCGGCGCTCGGACTGCGGCTGGTCTCGGGGCCGTTGGCGGACCGCACCCGGCGCTTCTGGGGGCTGGCGATCGCCGGATACGCGCTGACAGTGATCTCCGTACCCCTCCTGGGCGTCGTAGGAGCCCTGTGGGCGGCCTGCGCGCTGGTGATCGCCGAAAGGGTCGGCAAGGCGGTCCGCTCACCCGCGAAGGACACCCTGCTGTCGCATGCCACGGCAGTGACCGGGCGGGGGCGCGGCTTCGCCGTGCACGAGGCGATGGACCAGGTCGGCGCACTCATCGGCCCGCTCGTCGTGGCCGGCATGCTCGCGCTGACCGGCGGCGACTACGGACCGGCCCTCGGGGTGCTCGCCGCCCCGGGCGTAGCGGTACTTGGGCTGCTGGTCTGGCTGCGGGCGCGCGTGCCCGATCCGGAGGCGTACGAGCGGGAGGCAACCCCTCCCGCGAACGCACCCGCGCCCGACGGCCGCCTGCCGCGCGCGTTCTGGACGTACGCGACGTTCACCGCCGCCACCACCGCAGGCTTCACCACCTTCGGCCTGCTCTCCTACCACCTCGTCCAGCGCCACCTCATGACGACGGCATGGGTGCCGGTGCTGTACGCCGCCGCCATGGCCGTCGACGCCCTCGCCGCACTGGCGACCGGCTGGCTGTACGACCGTGTCGGGCCGCGGGTGCTGGTCGCCCTGCCGGTGCTGACCGCCGCCGTCCCGATGCTGGCGTTCACGAACACGGTGGCGGTGGCCGTGGTCGGCTCCCTGGTATGGGGCGCGGCCATGGGCATCCAGGAGTCCACGTTGCGCGCCACGGTCGCCGACCTCGTGCCGTCAGGGCGGCGCGCGACGGCCTATGGCATCTTCGCGGGGGTGGTCGGCGCGGCGAGTCTGGTGGGCGGCGCCGTGACCGGCGCCCTGTACGGCGTGTCGATCCCGGCCCTGATCGGCGTGGTCGTGACCGCGCAGGTGCTGGCCCTCGTCCTGCTGGCGGTCAGCGGGACCGGACGGCGGCGTCAGCGCGGGGACTCGATCGCGTAA
- a CDS encoding aldo/keto reductase, which produces MRYRTLGERGPTVSVVGVGGNNFGARLDEDGTKAVVHVALDAGITLFDTADMYGGSGELGGSRGDGERLLGAALKGHRDHVVLATKFGMEVGRDADLYGPRGGRAYIRYAVEASLTRLGTDRIDLYQYHEPDGVTALEETVAALRELVDEGKIRYIGCSNLPAEHLTDAFVSVQARYHLLDRGVEQDLIPACLRDGVGLLPYYPLANGLLSGKYRRGEEPPPGSRLSWRQGWLTDAALDRAEALTEYGAERGLTLLQVAVGALAALPAVGSVICGAMTPHQVAANAAAAAWIPSPADLAALDAIVAPGERVV; this is translated from the coding sequence ATGAGATACCGCACGCTCGGTGAGCGCGGCCCGACCGTCTCGGTGGTCGGCGTGGGCGGCAACAACTTCGGCGCCCGCCTCGACGAGGACGGCACGAAGGCCGTCGTCCACGTCGCCCTCGACGCGGGGATCACCCTGTTCGACACAGCCGACATGTACGGCGGTTCCGGCGAACTGGGCGGCTCCCGCGGCGACGGCGAACGGCTCCTGGGCGCCGCCCTCAAGGGCCACCGTGACCACGTGGTGCTGGCCACCAAGTTCGGCATGGAGGTGGGCCGGGACGCCGACCTGTACGGTCCGCGCGGAGGCCGCGCCTACATCCGGTACGCGGTCGAGGCATCGCTGACCCGGCTCGGCACCGACCGGATCGACCTGTACCAGTACCACGAGCCGGACGGCGTCACGGCACTGGAGGAGACGGTCGCCGCCCTGCGCGAACTCGTCGACGAGGGCAAGATCCGGTACATCGGCTGCTCCAACCTCCCGGCGGAGCACCTCACCGACGCCTTCGTGTCCGTCCAGGCCCGCTACCACCTGCTCGACCGCGGCGTGGAGCAGGACCTGATCCCCGCCTGCCTGCGCGACGGCGTCGGTCTGCTGCCGTACTACCCGCTGGCCAACGGCCTGCTCAGCGGCAAGTACCGGCGCGGTGAGGAGCCCCCGCCCGGCAGTCGTCTGTCGTGGCGGCAGGGCTGGCTCACCGACGCGGCCCTCGACCGGGCCGAGGCGCTCACCGAGTACGGCGCCGAACGCGGCCTGACCCTCCTCCAGGTCGCGGTCGGCGCACTGGCGGCCCTGCCCGCCGTCGGCTCCGTCATCTGCGGAGCCATGACCCCCCATCAGGTCGCCGCCAACGCGGCGGCGGCCGCCTGGATCCCGAGCCCGGCCGACCTGGCCGCGCTGGACGCGATCGTCGCCCCCGGCGAACGCGTCGTCTGA
- a CDS encoding NAD(P)/FAD-dependent oxidoreductase codes for MKQIPYWLDTAPTLPDRTGQDLPDEADVVVIGGGLTGLSTAYHTARKGARTVLVEKDKVGSGASGRNGSMCTQGITISPAEARKRFGQERALELYNAFREAVDVVEDLTQKERIDCDFHRSGRLGLVCKPQHFEGLRAKQRDLAENFGHETVVLSRSELRAEIGSDYYHGALLDPLSAGLHVGKFVSGLADAAERAGAEIHERNAATGLTRLSGGGFLVETLHGTIRAKQVMAATDAYTDKSMPWFRKRLINVGSFIIVTEPLGEARAKELIPNGRLLVAHKNVGHYVRLTPDNRLAFGGRARFAPSNPASDVKSGDILKREMTEIFPQLAGVKIDYVWGGMVGFSWDRIPHAGEVNGLYYSMGYCGHGVQMATYMGRAIAEMMDGKPEANPLRGFGFPKVPVPFYNGTPWFLPFGGAYYKAKDRLF; via the coding sequence ATGAAGCAGATCCCCTACTGGCTGGACACAGCCCCCACCCTGCCGGACCGTACCGGACAGGACCTGCCCGACGAGGCGGACGTGGTGGTGATCGGCGGCGGTCTCACCGGCCTGTCCACCGCCTACCACACCGCCCGCAAGGGAGCCCGGACCGTCCTCGTCGAGAAGGACAAGGTCGGCTCGGGCGCCTCCGGGCGCAACGGCAGCATGTGCACGCAGGGCATCACGATCAGCCCCGCCGAGGCTCGCAAGCGCTTCGGGCAGGAGCGCGCACTTGAGCTGTACAACGCCTTCCGCGAGGCAGTCGACGTCGTCGAGGACCTCACACAGAAGGAACGGATCGACTGCGACTTCCACCGTTCCGGGCGCCTCGGCCTGGTCTGCAAGCCCCAGCACTTCGAGGGCCTGCGGGCCAAGCAGCGCGACCTGGCCGAGAACTTCGGCCACGAGACGGTCGTCCTGAGCAGGAGCGAACTGCGGGCCGAGATCGGCTCCGACTACTACCACGGCGCCCTGCTCGACCCGCTCAGCGCGGGCCTGCACGTGGGCAAGTTCGTCAGCGGCTTGGCGGACGCCGCCGAGCGTGCGGGCGCCGAGATCCACGAGCGCAACGCCGCCACCGGCCTTACCCGCCTGTCCGGCGGCGGCTTCCTGGTGGAGACCCTGCACGGCACCATCCGTGCCAAGCAGGTCATGGCGGCGACGGACGCCTACACCGACAAGTCGATGCCGTGGTTCCGCAAGCGGCTGATCAACGTCGGCAGCTTCATCATCGTCACCGAGCCGCTGGGTGAGGCACGCGCCAAGGAACTCATCCCGAACGGCCGCCTGCTGGTCGCCCACAAGAATGTCGGCCACTACGTCCGCCTCACCCCGGACAACCGCCTCGCCTTCGGCGGCCGGGCCCGCTTCGCACCCTCCAACCCGGCCTCCGACGTCAAGAGCGGTGACATCCTCAAGCGGGAGATGACCGAGATCTTCCCGCAGCTGGCGGGGGTGAAGATCGACTACGTGTGGGGCGGCATGGTGGGCTTCTCCTGGGACCGCATCCCGCACGCGGGAGAGGTCAACGGCCTGTACTACTCCATGGGTTACTGCGGCCACGGCGTCCAGATGGCCACTTACATGGGCCGCGCGATCGCCGAGATGATGGACGGCAAGCCGGAGGCCAACCCGCTGCGCGGCTTCGGTTTCCCGAAGGTCCCCGTCCCCTTCTACAACGGCACACCTTGGTTCCTGCCGTTCGGCGGCGCCTACTACAAGGCGAAGGATCGCCTGTTCTGA
- a CDS encoding haloacid dehalogenase type II yields the protein MREIVTFDAYGTLVDFQLGPTTLKVISDRLNLDNLDVDEFLDDFRVMRFQAVLEAYRPYHEILHSSLRNAMRLHGLEYRESDGDALVEAVPTFGPFPEVPDALRALKTKYEIAIISNSDDNLIARNVENIGVEFDHVITAQQAGAYKPDRQTFEHAFKTMGVEPSQVIHTAQGWEYDHIPTRDLGLKRRVWINRYGRPGSADYQPYDELRDLSGLPKLLGC from the coding sequence ATGCGAGAGATCGTCACTTTCGACGCCTACGGAACCCTGGTCGACTTCCAGCTCGGCCCCACCACCCTCAAGGTCATCTCCGACCGGCTGAACCTGGACAACCTGGACGTCGACGAATTCCTCGACGACTTCCGCGTCATGCGCTTCCAGGCCGTCCTGGAGGCCTACCGCCCCTACCACGAGATCCTGCACTCCAGCCTGCGCAACGCCATGCGCCTGCACGGCCTGGAGTACCGCGAGTCCGACGGCGACGCCCTGGTCGAGGCCGTCCCCACCTTCGGCCCCTTCCCGGAGGTCCCGGACGCGCTGCGCGCCCTGAAGACCAAGTACGAGATCGCCATCATCTCCAACAGCGACGACAACCTGATCGCGCGGAACGTCGAGAACATCGGCGTCGAGTTCGACCACGTCATCACCGCCCAGCAGGCCGGCGCCTACAAGCCGGACCGGCAGACCTTCGAGCACGCCTTCAAGACGATGGGCGTCGAGCCGTCCCAGGTCATCCACACCGCGCAGGGCTGGGAGTACGACCACATCCCGACCCGCGACCTCGGCCTGAAGCGCCGGGTGTGGATCAACCGCTACGGCCGCCCGGGCAGCGCCGACTACCAGCCGTACGACGAGCTGCGTGACCTGTCGGGCCTGCCGAAGCTCCTCGGCTGCTGA